One segment of Pleomorphomonas sp. PLEO DNA contains the following:
- a CDS encoding sugar-binding domain-containing protein, which produces MNEAYDELAFEPHEEELLSRVAWHYYHDGLTQSEIGERLNLSRIKVSRMLDRGRRMGLIHVHINSSYGGCFALEARLQEIYGLDEARVIPAQESGNVNDRLAEAASQYLMGRLKDQEMLAVGWGATVMGTLQRLARTLSYRDISLVSLTGGVSAYIEGVASGRSSQNVHLIPAPLVVSQESIAEAIRAERHVVDVMSMARTANYALVGIGAVADEATLIASGYASRSQFEIFRRQGAVGDIIGIFYDQNGVPLDLAFHKMLVGLDFEALSAIPQVIAAAGGPKKVDAIRAAARGGRIDVLITDEPTAEAILEKDQA; this is translated from the coding sequence GTGGCATGGCATTACTATCATGACGGTTTGACCCAGAGTGAAATCGGCGAACGGCTGAACCTGTCGCGCATCAAGGTGTCGCGCATGCTCGATCGTGGCCGGCGGATGGGCCTTATCCACGTTCACATCAATTCCAGCTATGGCGGCTGCTTCGCTCTGGAAGCCCGGCTGCAGGAAATCTATGGCCTCGACGAGGCGCGCGTCATCCCGGCCCAGGAATCTGGCAACGTCAACGACCGGCTGGCTGAAGCCGCGAGCCAGTATCTGATGGGACGCCTCAAGGACCAGGAAATGCTGGCCGTCGGCTGGGGCGCCACGGTGATGGGCACCTTGCAACGGCTTGCCCGAACTCTTTCTTACCGCGACATTTCGCTGGTCAGCCTGACGGGTGGCGTCTCCGCCTACATCGAGGGCGTCGCCTCGGGCCGGTCGTCCCAGAACGTCCACCTCATCCCGGCACCGCTCGTCGTGTCGCAGGAGAGCATTGCCGAGGCAATCCGCGCCGAGCGGCATGTCGTTGACGTGATGAGCATGGCGCGGACCGCCAACTATGCACTGGTCGGTATCGGCGCCGTAGCCGACGAGGCGACGCTGATCGCCTCTGGCTATGCCAGCCGCTCACAGTTCGAGATCTTCCGCCGCCAGGGCGCGGTGGGCGATATCATCGGCATCTTTTATGACCAGAACGGCGTGCCACTCGACCTCGCTTTCCACAAGATGCTGGTCGGGCTCGACTTCGAAGCGCTGTCTGCCATTCCGCAGGTGATCGCCGCCGCTGGCGGACCGAAGAAAGTCGATGCCATCCGCGCCGCCGCCCGTGGCGGCCGCATCGACGTGCTGATCACCGACGAGCCGACTGCCGAAGCCATCCTCGAGAAAGACCAAGCATGA